The region TAAAATTAATTTTCTAAAGCTTCAACGGTGGTTTAGAAGTTCGCAAACTAGTCAACTGGGTCGTAGCCCCCAGGATTCCAAGGGTTGCACCTGAGCAGTCTCCAGATGGCTAAAACCATTCCTCGTAATGGGCCGTGTTTCAAAATTGCCTGGGCTGCGTACTCCGAGCAACTAGGTTCAAACCGGCAAGTCCGAGGCTTGAACCTGCTTACTTTCTGATATACCCTAATGAGGAAAACCATAATATACCGCATGATCCCAACAGGCTTAGCTACGCTCCTGCAAAAGGCCTGCCTCCTCAAAAAGTTGTCTTACTGCATCTCTAATTGACCAGAAATTCGCTTCCTTTATCGCAGGCCGACCGACAAGAATCGCATCGAAGCCAGTTTTCTTAATTTCTCCTAATAACGACCGAACAGCTTCTCTGATCTGCCGCTTAACCCTGTTTCTAGCTGCAGAGCTTCCTATCTTCGGGCTTGTCGAAAATCCGAAGCGTGCGGGCTGTGTTTCTTCGCGCCACAAGACACGCAGTACCAGAAGCCGGTTAACATATCCTTTTCCCCGCTTATAGACTACTTCAAAATCTCGACTACTGGTAAGCCTGTGCTCTTTTGGTAGCACTTTTCTGCCTGAGGCGTCCAAAACCACCTAGCTAAACTGTCAATCTATATCTTCCCTTGGCTCGGCGGGCGCGAATCACATTCCTCCCACCAGCACTAGACATTCTTGCTAAAAAACCGTGAACACGGCTACGCCGCCGGTTCTTGGGCTGATATGTCCGCTTCATGGAATTCGTCTACCTCCAATTTGACATATTATAGCACATCACCATTTCCCGTTACAAGTGAAATTTGTCTGCAGTGTTACCACCTCTGCATGTCAAAAAACGTTTGATGGCTCCTTGGCATTCTGGTATAATTACTAGGCCGCTTGCATCAGTCCCGTCAGGGCACGGGGCGCCATCGAACACACCGGAGGCGAAGCCTTGGAAGACCAGCTCCAACTAGGTGAGGACAGTTCGTCGGTTGCTCTCAAATGCGCCTGGGAGAAGAGCCTCTCATTGCTGGAGCCGGAAATAAACCGGCCTACATTCGAAAGCTTTTTCAAAACGGCTCGCCCCGTATCTATCGAAGGATCCACAATCACAATATCCGCCTCGAGCGAACTTGCAAAGATTTTTCTCGAAAAATACCGCGACCTTATAAAAGCCGCTCTTGAAGCAAGCCTCAAAATCGACCTCGAAATAGCTGTGGTTGTGTCTGCAGAGCAAAATCAAGATAAAGAGAAAAAAACAACGCTGAAGCCGCCGCCTAAACCAGAGTCCGCCCTGAGCGCAATTTCTCTCCCACTAAATGAAAAGTACAATTTTTCAAGTTTTATCGTAGGCCCTTGCAACCGCCTGGCGTATGCAGCGGCACTGGCAGTTGCTAAAAAGCCTGGGAGAGCATATAATCCGCTCTTCTTATATGGCGGTCCCGGACTCGGCAAAACGCACCTCCTTCAGGCAATAGGGCACTACGTTTTAGAAAACTGCCCCGGCATGAGAATAGCGTACGTGTCCGGCGAGACATTCACATACCACTACGTCTCAGCGCTCCAAGAGCATCGCTCTGAAGATTTTCGCAGGAAATATCGAAGCGTGGACATCTGGCTCGTGGACGACATCCAGTTCCTCGCTGGAAAGGAAAGAACAAAAGAAGAATTTTTCCACACCTTCAATGCGCTCTACCAAGCAAACAAGCAAGTGGTATTGACAAGCGACAGACCACCAAAAGATATAAACCCTTTAGAGGAACGCCTTAGGTCAAGGTTCGAAGCAGGCCTTGTCGTGGATGTTGCTCCCCCCGATCTCGAGACAAGAATTGCAATCCTCAAAGATCGCGCTGCTGCTGAAAATGCAAACCTGCCGCCTGAAGTAATCGAGCGCATCGCAGAGCTCATAAAGACAAATGTTCGCGCCCTTGAAGGAGCACTTATTACTTTAATAGCACACTCTTCCCTAATGAAACGAACGCTTACTCCAGAGCTAGCCGATGAAATTCTAA is a window of Armatimonadota bacterium DNA encoding:
- the rnpA gene encoding ribonuclease P protein component, coding for MLPKEHRLTSSRDFEVVYKRGKGYVNRLLVLRVLWREETQPARFGFSTSPKIGSSAARNRVKRQIREAVRSLLGEIKKTGFDAILVGRPAIKEANFWSIRDAVRQLFEEAGLLQERS
- the dnaA gene encoding chromosomal replication initiator protein DnaA, translating into MEDQLQLGEDSSSVALKCAWEKSLSLLEPEINRPTFESFFKTARPVSIEGSTITISASSELAKIFLEKYRDLIKAALEASLKIDLEIAVVVSAEQNQDKEKKTTLKPPPKPESALSAISLPLNEKYNFSSFIVGPCNRLAYAAALAVAKKPGRAYNPLFLYGGPGLGKTHLLQAIGHYVLENCPGMRIAYVSGETFTYHYVSALQEHRSEDFRRKYRSVDIWLVDDIQFLAGKERTKEEFFHTFNALYQANKQVVLTSDRPPKDINPLEERLRSRFEAGLVVDVAPPDLETRIAILKDRAAAENANLPPEVIERIAELIKTNVRALEGALITLIAHSSLMKRTLTPELADEILSRYMIDKKFAEITPDAIQRSVARAFGVEADDLRGKKKTKELALARHVAMYICRELTSQPLSMIGRAFGGRDHTSVLYASSRIDALLKHDSSLRQTVDKLLEELRPTSCG
- the yidD gene encoding membrane protein insertion efficiency factor YidD — encoded protein: MRYIMVFLIRVYQKVSRFKPRTCRFEPSCSEYAAQAILKHGPLRGMVLAIWRLLRCNPWNPGGYDPVD
- the rpmH gene encoding 50S ribosomal protein L34, with protein sequence MKRTYQPKNRRRSRVHGFLARMSSAGGRNVIRARRAKGRYRLTV